From Salinirubellus salinus, the proteins below share one genomic window:
- a CDS encoding NAD(P)/FAD-dependent oxidoreductase produces MRIAVFGAGYAGLTVARRLQRRLPPGAQLLVVDESSDHLVRHELHRVVRRPDLAEAITVPLEEVLPEAKLVRGRVSEVDPERGRAVLVDEAGAERALTYDLAAVCLGSETEFHGLSGVEEHATPLEGLRDARAIRDAALDAAGGHAVVGGGGLTGVQVAGELAELSRAKGLGLDVTLVERNDRVAPGFGRTFARAIERELRARDVTVLTGASVESADAETVRVAGESRPYDVFVWAGGIHGSAAFGGDRRPVGADLRVGRGTFVVGDAGVVTDERDRTAPASAQTAIQQARVAAENITRVAKATGTADPAFVAEDTDLDGYRHESPGWVVSVGDGAVAQVGPVVLSGDPARAAKAVIGAGHLGSVGAIESAADVVAEELGWPTSEAVEGVALLSETLDLDRLTETTDPASPSEVEYPLALTGVALAEAFGTPDVDLTLATRLADRQYPGSPARLFDQTVLKPAESVLELATFGVLGGRPDEEE; encoded by the coding sequence ATGCGAATCGCCGTCTTCGGTGCGGGCTACGCCGGACTCACCGTCGCCCGCCGACTCCAGCGCCGACTCCCGCCCGGCGCGCAGTTGCTCGTCGTCGACGAATCGTCCGACCACCTCGTCCGCCACGAACTCCACCGCGTCGTCCGGCGCCCGGACCTCGCCGAAGCCATCACCGTCCCACTCGAGGAGGTGCTCCCAGAGGCGAAACTCGTCCGTGGCCGCGTGAGCGAGGTGGACCCCGAACGAGGCCGCGCCGTGCTCGTGGACGAGGCCGGAGCGGAGCGTGCGCTGACCTACGACCTCGCCGCCGTCTGCCTCGGGAGCGAGACGGAGTTCCACGGCCTCTCCGGCGTCGAGGAACACGCCACGCCGCTGGAGGGACTCCGCGACGCGCGGGCCATCCGCGATGCGGCTCTCGACGCTGCCGGCGGACACGCCGTGGTCGGTGGGGGCGGCCTGACGGGCGTGCAGGTGGCCGGCGAACTCGCCGAGCTCTCGCGAGCGAAGGGACTCGGCCTCGACGTGACGCTCGTCGAGCGGAACGACCGGGTCGCGCCGGGGTTCGGCCGCACGTTCGCGCGGGCCATCGAGCGCGAACTCCGCGCACGGGACGTGACGGTGCTGACCGGTGCCAGCGTCGAGTCGGCCGACGCAGAGACGGTCAGGGTGGCCGGCGAGTCCCGCCCGTACGACGTGTTCGTCTGGGCGGGCGGCATCCACGGCTCAGCGGCGTTCGGCGGCGATCGACGGCCGGTCGGGGCGGACCTCCGGGTCGGCCGTGGGACGTTCGTCGTCGGCGACGCCGGGGTCGTGACAGACGAGCGGGACCGGACCGCCCCGGCGAGCGCCCAGACCGCCATCCAGCAGGCACGTGTCGCCGCCGAGAACATCACGCGAGTCGCGAAGGCCACCGGTACGGCCGACCCGGCGTTCGTCGCCGAGGACACTGACCTCGACGGGTACCGCCACGAGTCGCCGGGCTGGGTCGTGAGCGTCGGTGACGGCGCGGTCGCACAGGTCGGGCCGGTCGTCCTGAGCGGCGACCCTGCCCGCGCCGCCAAGGCGGTCATCGGCGCGGGTCACCTCGGCTCCGTCGGGGCCATCGAGTCGGCGGCCGACGTCGTCGCCGAGGAACTGGGCTGGCCCACGAGCGAGGCCGTCGAGGGCGTGGCGCTCCTCTCCGAGACACTGGACCTCGACCGACTGACCGAGACTACGGACCCCGCCTCACCCAGTGAGGTGGAGTACCCGCTCGCGCTCACCGGCGTCGCGCTGGCCGAGGCCTTCGGCACCCCTGACGTCGACCTCACCCTCGCCACCCGGCTGGCCGACCGGCAGTACCCCGGCAGTCCCGCACGGCTGTTCGACCAGACGGTGCTGAAGCCCGCCGAGTCGGTGCTCGAGCTGGCGACGTTCGGGGTGCTGGGTGGGCGGCCGGACGAGGAGGAGTGA